The following proteins are encoded in a genomic region of Primulina eburnea isolate SZY01 unplaced genomic scaffold, ASM2296580v1 ctg564_ERROPOS167911, whole genome shotgun sequence:
- the LOC140821415 gene encoding probable galacturonosyltransferase-like 7 codes for MLWIMRFSGFFSAAMVIVVLSPSLQSFHPAEAITSSQADMYLRFPTSTNPSAKFSFRKVEAFRNADECHSTTLGKPSVCDPSLVHVAITLDVEYLRGSLAAVHSILQHSKCPESVFFHFLVSETGLETLVRSTFPDLKFKVYYFDPERVRSLISSSVRQALEQPLNYARNYLADLLESCVKRVIYLDSDLVLVDDIWKLWNTSLGKKTIGAPEYCHANFTKYFTKHFWSDARFSGVFSGRSPCYFNTGVMVIDLGKWRRFGYTRQIEWWMEIQKTNPYRIYELGSLPPYLLVFAGHVAPIEHRWNQHGLGGDNVRGSCRNLHPGPVSLLHWSGSGKPWLRLDSNQPCPLDSLWAPYDLYRHST; via the coding sequence ATGCTGTGGATAATGAGATTCTCTGGGTTTTTCTCCGCAGCGATGGTAATAGTTGTACTTTCTCCTTCCTTGCAATCTTTTCATCCTGCAGAAGCTATTACTTCGTCTCAGGCCGACATGTATCTCAGATTTCCCACTTCTACTAACCCATCTGCCAAATTTTCCTTTCGAAAAGTTGAAGCGTTCCGCAATGCGGACGAGTGCCACTCGACAACGTTGGGGAAACCCAGCGTCTGCGATCCTTCTCTCGTTCACGTGGCGATTACTCTCGATGTCGAATATCTGCGAGGTTCATTGGCCGCCGTCCATTCGATTCTCCAGCATTCCAAGTGTCCAGAAAGTGTGTTCTTCCATTTCCTTGTTTCAGAAACGGGTCTGGAAACCCTAGTCCGTTCCACTTTTCCCGATTTGAAATTCAAAGTGTATTATTTTGACCCCGAACGAGTCCGGAGCCTGATATCGAGCTCCGTGAGGCAAGCGCTTGAACAGCCCCtgaattatgcgagaaattatCTGGCAGATCTTCTGGAATCCTGTGTGAAGCGGGTCATTTATCTGGATTCCGATCTAGTTCTGGTCGATGACATCTGGAAGCTTTGGAACACTAGCTTGGGGAAGAAGACTATCGGAGCACCCGAATATTGCCACGCCAATTTCACCAAGTATTTCACGAAGCATTTCTGGTCGGACGCTAGATTCTCCGGCGTGTTTTCTGGCCGGAGCCCCTGTTATTTCAACACAGGCGTAATGGTGATAGATCTCGGTAAGTGGAGGCGGTTCGGGTACACTCGCCAGATCGAGTGGTGGATGGAGATACAGAAGACGAACCCGTACAGGATATACGAGCTGGGCTCGCTGCCGCCGTACTTGCTCGTCTTCGCAGGACACGTGGCACCCATCGAGCACCGTTGGAATCAGCATGGCCTGGGAGGGGATAATGTGCGTGGGAGCTGCAGGAACCTTCACCCCGGTCCAGTGAGCTTGCTACACTGGAGCGGCAGCGGCAAGCCGTGGCTCCGGCTAGACTCTAATCAACCTTGCCCACTCGACTCATTGTGGGCCCCCTATGATCTGTACCGCCACTCGACGTGA
- the LOC140821413 gene encoding uncharacterized protein: MGLPPSQQYTRTKKKRFCTLHKVCYHNTEDCKTVKRDYVTSSVQGHNQPSKSPRLPPWAARYPGPSASEDSRNAPRGRRDAEPERKKSSSPVLGVIKMISRGCADGDSNRAHKSRSRRDFMEVEGVRKDEAVISFGPEDLEGVNLPHNDALIIQAKTANYDIMRVFVDSGRSVNVIFKETIIQMNLQGYHLEAVNISLLGFSGHAIYPEGEIVLPLSLGTVELKETVMTTFTVVDAPSSYNIILGRPAMNELRVVASTHHQKIKFPIGSRVGEVRGDQPSSWKCYVEAVVVDQKRARKEGRKFRVVERWRGFAESRPHSGSTISYMVLNVVLMPKSTGKWRMCMDFRDLNKACPKDHPLPRIDQLVDSTSGCELLSFMDAYKGYHQIPLAKEDQDNASFITSGGTFCYRLMNKVFEKKLGSNVELYVDDILGKSREFSDIIFDLKEIFATLMQYGIKLNPAKCIFGVKSGEFLGFMVTDGGIEVNQEKVKSVLDMPSPRSVREVQKLTGRIASHSRFISRSAHRSYPFFQVLRKAQ; this comes from the exons ATGGGCTTGCCTCCATCTCAGCAATACACCAGGACTAAAAAGAAGAGGTTTTGCACCCTTCATAAAGTATGTTATCACAATACGGAGGACTGCAAAACGGTTAAAAGAGATTATGTCACGTCCTCTGTCCAGGGACATAATCAACCTAGCAAGAGTCCGAGATTGCCACCTTGGGCAGCTCGGTATCCCGGTCCCAGTGCCAGTGAAGATTCAAGAAATGCCCCGAGGGGGAGGAGAGATGCAGAGCCCGAGAGGAAGAAGTCTTCATCCCCTGTCTTGGGGGTAATTAAAATGATATCTAGAGGTTGTGCTGACGGTGATTCTAATCGGGCTCATAAGTCGAGAAGCAGAAGGGATTTTAtggaggtagaaggggtgagGAAGGATGAGGCAGTGATTAGTTTTGGCCCGGAAGATTTGGAAGGTGTCAATCTTCCCCACAACGATGCCCTGATAATTCAAGCCAAGACAGcaaattatgatattatgagGGTCTTCGTGGACTCGGGAAGATCTGTAAATGTTATTTTCAAGGAGACCATTATACAAATGAATTTACAGGGATATCATTTGGAAGCAGTAAACATATCGCTTTTGGGCTTTTCTGGCCATGCTATCTATCCAGAAGGGGAGATCGTCCTGCCCTTATCTTTGGGCACCGTGGAGCTGAAGGAGACGGTGATGACCACTTTCACTGTAGTGGATGCCCCGtcatcatataatatcattttgggGCGGCCAGCCATGAATGAGCTAAGGGTCGTAGCATCCACCCATCACCAAAAGATTAAGTTCCCAATAGGAAGCCGGGTAGGTGAAGTTCGGGGAGATCAGCCTTCTTCTTGGAAGTGTTATGTAGAAGCAGTAGTGGTGGACCAGAAGAGAGCAAGGAAGGAAGGTAGAAAGTTCAGAGTTGTGGAGAGATGGAGAGG atttgctgaaagccgGCCACATTCGGGAAGTACAATTTCCTACATGGTTCTCAATGTGGTGTTGATGCCAAAATCTACCGGGAAGTGGAGGATGTGTATGGACTTCAGGGATCTCAATAAAGCTTGCCCCAAAGATCATCCACTGCCTAGAATTGACCAGTTGGTGGATTCCACCTCTGGATGTGAGCTGCTTAGTTTCATGGATGCTTACAAGGGGTATCATCAAATTCCCCTGGCCAAGGAGGATCAAGACAATGCCAGCTTCATCACCTCGGGAGGCACATTCTGCTAT CGTCTCATGAACAAAGTTTTTGAGAAGAAGTTGGGCAGCAATGTAGAGTTGTATGTGGATGATATCTTGGGGAAGTCCAGGGAGTTCTCTGATATCATCTTCGATTTGAAGGAGATTTTTGCCACGCTTATGCAGTATGGAATTAAGCTTAACCCGGCTAAATGTATCTTTGGCGTGAAGAGTGGTGAATTTTTGGGATTTATGGTTACTGACGGGGGGATTGAGgtaaatcaagaaaaagtcaaGTCCGTACTGGACATGCCATCTCCTCGGTCTGTCCGAGAAGTTCAAAAGCTGACCGGGAGAATTGCTTCTCATTCCCGGTTCATATCTCGGTCAGCACATCGAAGTTATCCATTTTTCCAGGTCTTGCGAAAGGCACAATAG
- the LOC140821414 gene encoding protein DEHYDRATION-INDUCED 19 homolog 7-like, which translates to MGDRFYDDLLTALSSYAGHDFDDNREEQETEGDYDDEEVNEGKLDELACPFCSEDFDVLGLCCHIDADHRLEVKPGICPVCASKVTINMASHVIVQHENVLKALCNKKHSSGRSHSAVFLLRKELQEKHLCFIKESPRVVSSSEAEADSMLLSFVNNPHTDYRPQTAQSCSSTETNLLAKKSSDNDSSERIQPSVSTDRNDGRMRCDFIQGLVLSTILDDL; encoded by the exons ATGGGTGATCGATTTTATGATGATTTGCTCACTGCTCTTTCGTCTTATGCCGGACATGATTTTG atGATAACCGTGAGGAGCAAGAGACGGAAGGGGATTACGATGATGAGGAAGTCAACGAAGGAAAATTAGATGAATTGGCTTGTCCATTTTGCTCCGAGGATTTTGATGTTCTTGGATTGTGCTGCCACATTGACGCCGACCACCGATTGGAGGTTAAACCCGGG ATCTGTCCTGTATGTGCTTCGAAGGTGACCATAAACATGGCCTCACATGTAATCGTGCAGCACGAGAATGTTTTAAAG GCTCTCTGTAATAAGAAACATAGCAGTGGCCGCTCTCATTCAGCAGTTTTCTTGTTAAGGAAAGAGTTACAAGAGAAACATTTATGTTTTATCAAGGAGTCTCCTCGTGTCGTTTCATCCTCTGAAGCGGAAGCTGATTCTATGCTGTTGTCATTTGTCAATAATCCACACACTGATTATCGACCTCAAACAGCTCAATCCTGTTCTTCGACTGAGACGAACTTATTAGCAAAGAAAAGCTCTGATAATGATTCTTCAGAAAG AATTCAGCCATCTGTGTCCACAGACAGGAATGATGGGAGGATGAGATGTGATTTCATACAAGGATTAGTGTTATCCACAATTCTTGACGACTTATGA